The DNA region AATTTCTCCACTTCCGGCGACTCAGGCAGACTAGAGACGCAGTCGTCAACGTACAGGCTTTGCATCAGAAGCTTCAGGAATGCCATCTCCTCCGCACTGGCTTCGGGGTGATCGTTGGGACGATCTCTCTGCCGCCTTCCCTTATCGAGGAAGCTGTAGGGCCGGAAGATCCAAGCATCGTGAACGCCGCGCAGTACTTCAGGATTGCTACCTTCTGTTCATTCCTGAATATGTTGATCGGCTTCAGTCCGAAGATGTTCACGAACCTCCTGAACCGGGTAGAAATGCTGGCCGGTGAGGAGGCGGATTAAGGGGATCTGTAATCTTTCACAAACACCCACTGGTTGTGGTCGTTCTGCCTCAGTATGTAATATTGGAGGCGCGGTGCGGAGCTGATAAGCGAGCCAATGAGTGCACCAGCGCTTGCACCGGCAAGTGTAAACAGGTTTGTCAGGATGCTGCCCAGGCCAAGCGGTACGTCTTGTCTTGCTTCTGCGGTCAATACATATCCGATACCGGCACCAGCGCCTGTTGAAACAAAAAATGCTGAAATTGATGAGCGCGGACTTTTGCGGTACCTTACGCCAAGCCTGTCAACAGTGGCAACAGGCGCGCTGCTCCAGGTATCATTTTCGGTAGTTTGATAGCGCAGCGAATCATCTCGTACAGCAATTGATGCTATGGATGTCACACTTCCGTCGACGAGGTGTAGCGTACCATTTCCAATCGCTAACTGCTCTGCTATTGTATTAGCTGCAATGGATGAAGTTAGAACAGTCTGCTGGGAAGCGCAGCTTGAGAGTAAAAGGCCGGCAAAGATCAAATATTGCGATCGCATATGAAGAGCTACAAATATGTGCTTGGGTACCTGCACATGCGTATTGGTGCGTGAATTAGCGACAGTGGGCTACAAAAAGGAGAATACCTGCCTCTTTTTTGGTAGATTTGATGCACGTGCCATACGTTCCCACTAGCTATGCCCTTTTCTACCCCGCGAATTGCGCTCCTCGTCTTTTTGTGTTTGTTATTTGTACGGCCCGACGTGCGTGCGCAGGCACAAGTAGATTCGCTTGAGCAAGTGCTCAGACAGGCTACGGGAGCCGGCAGAATTCCCGTACTGCATGACCTGACCCGTGCCCTGCGCGGCCCAGATCCCGATGAAGCCAGACAGTACATCCAGCAGGCACTCGATCTCTATCCCTCCAGCAATAACGACAGCCTGCATGCAACTGGCCTTTTATTGTTAGGCACAATTCACATGCGTACCGCGCAATTTGACAGTGCCGTTGTGCGGGCAATGGAAGGGCAAACGCTGGCGCAACTGAACGGCGACTCATTACATCTGGCACATGCACTGTTATTGCGCGGCGATGCCAATTTTCGACTGCGAAATTACGAGGCCGCCGTCGATTTTACACAAGATGCCAATACAATTTTTGAACAGCTCGCTGATTCGATGGGGCAGTCAATGGCATCGTTGTCGCTAGGTAATCTTCAAAACAACCTGGGCAACTATGCTGCAGCGCTGGGCTATTACGAGGTGGCGGCCAACATACAACTTGCGCTCGGTGACGACACGCGTTATGCCACAATTCGATCCAACATGGGTGTAGCAAATCGCCGGCAGGGGGACTACGCAAAGGCCATCGAGAACTATTTGCAAGCCTTGGAAATCTTTGAAGCTCAAAATGCGAGTCTCCGTAGTGTAAACGTGGTTACTAACCTGGGTGTGCTGTACTATTTTTTGAATGAGTTTGAAGAAGCCCTTGAATTTCATACGCGGGCGCTGGCGCTAAATAAAGCGCTGGACCGGCCAGATGGCATTGCCAATGCACGCTCAAACCAGGGTGTAGTCTTTAATGAACTTGGGCGATTCGAAGAGGCGCTGGAGGCCCACCGGGAAGCAATGGCACTCGAAGGAGAGCTTGGGGATAAAGAAGGCGTAGCCAATGCCCTGAACAACATTGGACTGGTATATTTCAACCAGCGTAATTATGAGGAAGCCCTTCACTATTACGACGAATCCCTCATTATTAAACGTGAGATTGGCAATCCGGAAATCATTGTAAACACGCTGCACAACCTCGTGGATGTTCACCGCGAAATGACAGATGACACGGAAGCTTTTCTGGTTGGCAAGGAGGCGCTGGAAATAGCAGAAAAGACCCGCAATATGTCGCTGATCCGCGATAGCCAGCAGAAATTGAGTGCGCTGTATGAGGCATCCGGCCAGTTTGAAGAAGCCCTCACTGCATACAAGGCCTACAAAACTGCCCACGATTCACTTTTTAATTCGAATAGCCAGTCAGTAATTGCCGAAATGCAAACGCGGTATCGCTCTCGTGAAAAGGAGCAAACCATTGCTTTGCTCGAAGAGGAAAAAACAAACCAGCAGCTCTGGATCGGTATACTGCTGCTTGGCCTTGTGTTGATTGCAGCTGTTGCCTTGTTGGGATATAACGGGTACCGCATTAAAAAAAGGGCATTACAATCATTGGACGCTGCATATGAAAACCTGAAAACGACGCAGGCCCAGTTAATTCAACGAGAGAAACTGGCTTCGCTGGGGCAACTTACAGCCGGTATTGCCCATGAACTCAACAATCCCCTCAACTTCGTCAATAATTTCTCCCAACTCAATAAAGAGATGATCGATGAGGTAGCTGCTCACGACGCATTGCCGGCGTTAGGATTGAAACCCATAATTGAAGACATCCGCCTAAACCAGCATAAAATCCTCGAACACGGCCAGCAAGCAAACCAGATTGTGCGATCCATGATGAAGCACGCACAGGAAGGCTCAGGTAAAAAACAGCAGGCAGCGTTTAATTCACTGGTGGATGAATATCTGAATTTTGCACAACATGGCGCCCGGTTGCAGTATGAGGCATTACAGCTTGAGATTGATCGGCAATACGATACAGATATTGGCCTCGTCAATGTCATCCCGCACGAAATAGGGCAGGTGGTGATCAACCTCTTCAATAACGCCTGTGATGCCATAGTAGAGCGCGCCAGTGCTGCTGGAACGCCGGCAATAGGCAATATCCTGGTCTCCACGCAGCGTTCGCAGGATGCCATCATCGTGCAGATCAGCGATGACGGTGCTGGTATTCCTGAGGCTATGCGAAAAGACATCTTTGTGCCCTTTTTTACGACAAAGGCTCCGGGGATGGGTGTTGGCCTGGGGTTGAGCATCAGCCACGATATTGTAACCCAAGCGTATGGCGGTACGCTTGTGCTTTCTGAAGCAGATGCGTCGGGCGCAACGTTTACCCTTACATTTCCTGATGCACGGGTAGAGCACCAGCCAGTAGGTACATAAAAAAGCCCCGCCGGCTGACCGGCGGGGCTTTTCCTCTTGTCTCAATAGAGGGTACAAATTTGTTATCGGGTTGGGTACCAAACCAGCTTGCCATCGCGGCCAAGGTAGCCGTAGTTCGTCAGGCGGTTGTTCTCGTTGTTCGGGTCGAGCGTTTCAAGAATCACCGAAGCAACGCCTTTCTTGAAGGCAAACACCTGGTCATAGTCTGCTTTGCCGATCAGGTTGCCTGACTTGTCGATAAAGCCCCAAAAACCATCAATCAACACGGCTGCGCGGCCTTCAGAGAACTGGCGAGCATCTTCAAATTGCGGCTCGATCACAATTCTGCCGCTTTTGTCTGCATAGCCCCAGGTATCCGTAGTCTCACGAACGGGTACGAGGCCATCACCAAAGTTGCCGGCTTCGATGTACCGAGGCGCAACAACCGTATTGCCATCTGTGCCAATGAAGCCCCAGCGGTCACTAATTTTGATAGCAGCCAGGCCTTCGTAGAATCCCCGTGCTTCAGCAAACTGAAAGTTGATCTGCATGTCGCCGGTGTCGTTCATATAGCCGTACTGGTCGGTGTCGAAGTCTTGCACCAGTGCGAGGCCATTGGAGAAGTTGTTGCTGCCTTCCTCTTCAAAGTCGTCGAGGTCGGGCGTGTTGATTGTGCGGATGATTTCACCGCTGATATCGATGTATTCCCACCGGAAGCTGGCTGTACGGATAAAGGCACGGCCCTCTTTGAAGCTGAGCGCTTCGGTAAACTGCGGGTTGATGGCAAACGCGCCTGACTTGTTGATAAAGCCCCAGCGGCCGTCAATTTCAACGGCAGCAAGGCCTTCCTGGAACGCCCGGCCATTTTGAAAGCGCGGTTCGATCGCCCATTCGCCACTTGGCGCAAGGTAACCAACGCCGCCGTCACGGACGCGGGCCAGCCCTTCTGAGAAGTAGTCACCGCTGTCAAATTCGGGTTCAATCCGAATGCGGCCGTTTTGGTCGATGAAGCCCCAGTTGCCTTCAATGCGCACTGGGAAAAGTAGAATGCCGTCGTTGCTGTCGGCGCCGTCTTCGCTGGTCAGGTCGCCAAGGAAATCGCAGCCGACGAGCGCTGTACTTGCTAGCGCGAGCAGCAGCAGTGTCAGGATAGGAGTCTGGATAAATTTTTTCATTTTAAAAGTACCGGTACTAACGCTACGGGTGGCAGATCGTTGATTAGATGGGATGTCTTGATACGTGGATTAATTCATGGGATACCAGACGTACTCGCCGGCACGGTCGATATAACCAATCCGTGGATTGTCTTCGATGTTGCCAAAGAATACGCGGGCAAGTCCACCCGTAAAGGAGGAGGCGCCGTCAAAGCTGCGCTCCATTGCAACGCGTCCCGTTGCTTTGCTAACAAAGGTCCAGTCGTTGTTCAGGCGCACAGCAGCCATGCCTTCAGAGAAGGGCTGTGCTTCGTTGAATTCGCCAAAAACAACAATCTCACCGCTTTGGTTGATGAACTCAAAACGGTCATCAATTTCAACAACAGCGAGGCCTTCTGAAAAGTCTTCAGCCTGGTCAAACTGTGGCGAGATTTCCGGTTCACCGCGCGTATTCAGGTAGCCCCAGCCTTCTCCTGTTTCAAACGGCGCGAGGCCTTCTGAGAAGTTGCCGAGCGACTGCACAGTCAGGCTAGGCTGAATGGCAATTTCGCCCTGTCGGTTAATGTAAACCCAGCCATTGAGGCCTTCTACAGCAGCGAGTC from Bacteroidota bacterium includes:
- a CDS encoding tetratricopeptide repeat protein codes for the protein MPFSTPRIALLVFLCLLFVRPDVRAQAQVDSLEQVLRQATGAGRIPVLHDLTRALRGPDPDEARQYIQQALDLYPSSNNDSLHATGLLLLGTIHMRTAQFDSAVVRAMEGQTLAQLNGDSLHLAHALLLRGDANFRLRNYEAAVDFTQDANTIFEQLADSMGQSMASLSLGNLQNNLGNYAAALGYYEVAANIQLALGDDTRYATIRSNMGVANRRQGDYAKAIENYLQALEIFEAQNASLRSVNVVTNLGVLYYFLNEFEEALEFHTRALALNKALDRPDGIANARSNQGVVFNELGRFEEALEAHREAMALEGELGDKEGVANALNNIGLVYFNQRNYEEALHYYDESLIIKREIGNPEIIVNTLHNLVDVHREMTDDTEAFLVGKEALEIAEKTRNMSLIRDSQQKLSALYEASGQFEEALTAYKAYKTAHDSLFNSNSQSVIAEMQTRYRSREKEQTIALLEEEKTNQQLWIGILLLGLVLIAAVALLGYNGYRIKKRALQSLDAAYENLKTTQAQLIQREKLASLGQLTAGIAHELNNPLNFVNNFSQLNKEMIDEVAAHDALPALGLKPIIEDIRLNQHKILEHGQQANQIVRSMMKHAQEGSGKKQQAAFNSLVDEYLNFAQHGARLQYEALQLEIDRQYDTDIGLVNVIPHEIGQVVINLFNNACDAIVERASAAGTPAIGNILVSTQRSQDAIIVQISDDGAGIPEAMRKDIFVPFFTTKAPGMGVGLGLSISHDIVTQAYGGTLVLSEADASGATFTLTFPDARVEHQPVGT
- a CDS encoding WG repeat-containing protein, which encodes MKKFIQTPILTLLLLALASTALVGCDFLGDLTSEDGADSNDGILLFPVRIEGNWGFIDQNGRIRIEPEFDSGDYFSEGLARVRDGGVGYLAPSGEWAIEPRFQNGRAFQEGLAAVEIDGRWGFINKSGAFAINPQFTEALSFKEGRAFIRTASFRWEYIDISGEIIRTINTPDLDDFEEEGSNNFSNGLALVQDFDTDQYGYMNDTGDMQINFQFAEARGFYEGLAAIKISDRWGFIGTDGNTVVAPRYIEAGNFGDGLVPVRETTDTWGYADKSGRIVIEPQFEDARQFSEGRAAVLIDGFWGFIDKSGNLIGKADYDQVFAFKKGVASVILETLDPNNENNRLTNYGYLGRDGKLVWYPTR